The genome window TGGTGGAAAGCCATGTATTTGGCAAAGTCGTCAATTGAAGTAATGAGGCCGCCCATGGCTCCGTGCGACCCATCGTGCAGCAGTTCTTCTTCCTGCCACTGCTCGCCCTGCCAACGATACCCATGCGCCAGCAAATTGGCTGGTACTTTGGTGTATTCCCATTCCGTGCTGTTCATGCCCAGCGGTTTTAGAATAGCGTCCGTAATGTATTGCTGGTAAGGCTTTCCAGATACCGTGGTGATAATCCGTCCCAGCATTGCGAAAGCCAGATTGCTGTATTCGTAGGCGATGCCGGTCGCATTCGAAAGGGATAGGCCACCTTTGATCAAATCGGTCAACTCTTTTTCGGTATCGCTCAACTGGCGGTCGCCCCAGGGATTATCTTCAGGGAAACCCGCCGAGTGCGTCATCAAATTCCGAACGGTAATGAGCGGCGAATCACGGGTCACGTAGGTCAGGTTTTTCAGCTCCGGAACGTACAAATAAGCCGGATCATCCAGACGCAATTTCCCTTCATCCCGCAGCTTTAGAACGGCCATCGTCGTAAAACTCTTGGTCATCGAAGCAATACGAAACAGCGACTTCGATGTAGCCACCGTTTTTTTCGCTACATCCGTGTAGCCGAACCCGCCGGAATGCATTAACTTTCCATCCACCACAATTCCAAAAGCCATACCCGGAAAATGAGCCTTCTCGGCCCAATCGCGGTACAGCTTTTCAGCCACCGGATAAGCTGCTTCCAGTTTTCTGAGCCGTTCGGCATCCGTAAAAATCGGAGCCTGGTAGGTTTTCAGAAAATTTTCAGGAACTGAATTTTTATTCGGGACGGATTGGCTATGGGCAATGGCAACGGTTAAGGAAGCTAAAAGAGTAATTGTTTTCTTCATAAAGGCTGTATGGAAGTGCAGCGTCGAAAATACAAATTTCTGTCATACGACCCGCCACCTTGAAGTTTTATAATTCCGTTCTTGCGCCAGAGCCCTCCCCTGCCTTTTTTTGTGGTTTCAACCCGGACCCACTTTGGTTCACGCCTTCCGGGAAGGTCGCTCACGGATCAACCTTCCCGGAAGGCCAGACGGGGGCCATTCATTTTAATTCTGTAAAGCGAATCCATGATTCAACCTCAAGAAAATCGTTCAATAGCAGGACGTATTGCCTCGCTCCTGAACTTATCGAATCGATCTGTTGACAATACGATTGAATTGCTCGACGGCGGGGCCACCGTTCCGTTTATCTCCCGGTACCGCAAGGAAGCAACAGGCGGCCTGGACGAAGTGCAGATTGCTTCGATCAAAGACACGTACCAGAAGCTTCAGGAACTGGACAAACGCCGGGAGGCCATCCTGAAATCCATCGATGAGCAAGGAAAACTAACGCCGGATTTACGTCAGAAAATTTCACTGGCGGCAACCCTTACAGAACTTGAAGATTTATACCTACCCTATAAGCAGAAACGAAAAACCCGCGCCAGCATCGCCATTGAGAAAGGGCTGGAACCGCTGGCCAAGCTCATTTACCTCCAGCAGGAACGCGATCTGTCCCGCAAAGCTCTGACCTTTTTGAACGACAAAGTTGAGTCGGTAGACGACGCTTTGCAGGGCGCACGGGATATTATTGCTGAATGGATCAACGAAAATGCCGACGCCCGGCAACGCATCCGGGTCTTGTTTGAACGGGAAGCGATTATTCGTTCGGTAGTCAAGAAAGGCAAGGAAACGGAAGGCATCAAATACAAGGATTACTACGATTTTGCGGAGCCCCTGCGTCGGGTGCCTTCCCACCGCCTGTTGGCGTTGCGCCGGGGTGAAGCCGAAGGTATTTTGTCGGTAGGCATTGCGCCAGACGAAGAAGCGGCCCTCGAACGCCTGGAGCGGCAGTTTCTGCGCGGATCGGCCAGCACGGGCGACCAGATGATTCTGGCCATCAAAGACAGTTACAAACGGCTGGTCAAACCCTCCATTGAAACGGAATTTGATAATCTGTCCAAAGAAAAAGCCGATGCGGAAGCCATTCGTATTTTTGCTGATAACCTCCGGCAGTTACTCTTGTCTTCACCACTGGGGCAAAAGCGCGTGCTGGCCATCGACCCCGGTTACCGCACGGGCTGTAAGACCGTTTGTCTGGATGCGCAGGGAACATTGCTTACCAATGACGTTATTTACCCGGATCGTAACGGCGGGCAACAGGCGGCGCAGACCGTGTTAAAACTCGTTCAGCAATACCAGATCGAAGCCATCGCGATTGGTAACGGAACCGCTGGCCGGGAAACGGAGACATTTGTTCGTGGCTTGAATTTCGGCATAACCATTCCGGTGTTTATGGTTAGCGAACAAGGCGCGTCTGTCTATTCAGCCTCCGATGTGGCTCGTCAGGAGTTCCCCGATCAGGATGTTACTGTGCGCGGGGCCGTTTCCATCGGTCGCCGACTAATGGACCCCCTGGCTGAAATGGTTAAAATCGACCCTAAATCCATCGGCGTTGGTCAATACCAGCACGATGTAGACCCGTCGTCTCTGAAGGCCAGTCTGGATTCGGTGGTTGAAAGCTGCGTGAACCAGGTTGGGGTGTCGCTCAACACGGCCAGCGCCCACTTGCTGCGTTATGTATCGGGTTTAGGTCCGACACTGGCCCAGAATATTGTTGAGTACCGCACGCAGAATGGGGCTTTCAAATCCCGCGATCAGCTGAAAAAAGTACCTCGGCTGGGGAACAAAGCCTTTGAACAATGCGCCGGCTTCCTTCGCATCGACAACGCTCCTAACCCGCTTGATAACAGCGCCGTGCACCCGGAAAGCTACGCCGTTGTGGAGAAAATGGCACGGGATCTGAATAGTACGGTTCAGGATTTGGTAAAAAATACGGAGCTTCGGAAGCAAATAAAACCCGAACGCTACGTTACTGATACAGTGGGGCTGCCAACGCTGCGGGATATTCTGGCCGAACTCGAAAAGCCCGGTCGCGATCCGCGTGAGCAGCTTTCAGTATTTGAATACGACGAGCGCGTTAAAAAAGTGGAAGATCTGCACGAAGGCATGATTTTACCAGGCGTGGTCACCAATGTAACTGCTTTCGGTGCCTTCGTTGACATTGGGGTGAAACAGGATGGATTGGTGCATATTTCGCAATTATCCCACCAGTTCGTTTCCGATCCGCGTCAAGTGGTAAAAGTTTTCCAGAAAGTAAAAGTTAAGGTGGTTGAGGTCGATTTACAGCGCAAGAGAATTGCTTTAACCATGAAAATTTAATAGGTTCGTACAGTAGGTGGCCGGCTTCGGTCGGTCACGATTACTATCCCACCCATTGCTATGTTTGCGAATTTACACTTTCGGGCGATCTGGCGGCCCTCTGTCTTCACGTTACTTGTTACGCTAAGTCTTTCTTCGTGCTCTTTTTTTCGCTCGACGCCTTACACCCCGCCTGCGCAGCGAAAAACGGTGGCGGCGCGTAAACCGGCTTCCAACGCCAGGCCCGTTAAAAAAGTCGATACGCATACGTACCACAAGAGTTACGTACGCGATGTGGTAAAGATTGCCCGAACCTACACCGGAGTTCCTTACCGCATTGGCGGCTCAAATTCGTCGGGCATGGACTGTTCCGGACTGATTTTCGCGGTTTTCAATACGGTTGGTCTACAAATTCCGCGCGTTTCCTGGCAGCAGTCCGAAGTGGGTTATGAAGTAGATATACCAGAAATTGAAGCGGGTGATTTAGTATTCTTTGTGCCCGATCACGGCAAAGAAGGGTACGTTTCGCACGCGGGTATCATCACCGAAGTACGCGGAAAAGGAGATATTGTTTTTATTCACGCTTCTTCGTCGCGGGGGGTGCGGGAAGACAACCTGTACTCCAACTATTTCAAAGGCCGATTTGTGAAAGCGATTCGTCCCTATTAGAAACCGGCTTAAATTATAAGTCTTTCCAGCTAAAATAAGGCCGGGCATCGGCGTCTGTTTTCTGACCTGCCTGATACCGCTCCAGCTGTTCCAGAGCGTAGCCGTACATATTTGGAAGGGGTACCAGCGGAAAGTCGTCATTGGGCTCTCGCAGCCAGGTTTGCAGTTGACGCACCGATACGAACTGAATAGCAGTGATCTCTTCTTCCTGAAAATGAAAATCGCGGAGGCTTTTATCCGTTTGCCAGATGAACACCGCCGTATGCTCGCGATCCGTCAGGTTATTGCTCACGTCATACCCATCCACCGACATGGAAAAGAGGTATTGAAGTTCTTCCTTGGCCACCGAAATACCTAATTCTTCTTCCAGTTCCCGCCAGGCTCCCTGCCGATAGTCTTCACCCGCCGAAACGTGCCCCCCGAAACTGATGTCCCACAAGGCCGCAAACATATCTTTATCTGGATGGCGTAAATTACACAACACCTCCCCCGCCGGATTCAGAACATAAATGTGGGTTGTCCGATGCCAGTCGCCATCCCGATGAATGTGTTTTTTGGGTTTGGTAAAGCCGAGCGGGCGGTCCTGCTCATCAACTACGTCCAGCCATTCCATTTTTTTGCGATTATACCAAAAGAAAAGCTACCCATTCGAGTAGCTTAATGCGCGGCTTGTTCACTTAAAAACTCTTCCAGCCCTTCTCGCTTTTTGTTTTTCAACTTCATTTCGAGACTTTGGGCTTCGGTTCGTTTCGGAAAGCCCTGTTTAAACTTCACCACCCAGGGTTTCCCCTCAGCCGTGGTTGGATTTGCTTTCGCATTATGCTGCCAAAGTGCAATCTGCACATCTTTTGCCAAACCGATAAAATACTGGTTGGCTGTCTCGCTGAAAATAACGTATACGTAAACCATAAAAAGCCACTTGCTCCTGCTCGCCTCAAGAGTCACAAATGTACAATGCCCTCCGGTGAGTTCTATGCTTAGGCGGCAAATATTTGTAACTTTGATTAGCAACCACACCTTCATTTTATGATTCGTTTTCTTTTTTATTCCTTTCTTCTTATTGGTTATCAGACAATTGCTCAATCCGTTGAAATCAGTACCAAAGACAAAACAACGTCCTCGTCTGGCGATGATCGATACCGCCCGTTTCTGGAAGATAAAGGCTCCTGGCTGGAGATGAACGCCAAGGGCCGAACCGGTGCTTCGGTTCCCGTTGGTCGCCCTTCGCTGCTCACGCTTGATAGCAAGCCTCTGATTCAGAGCTTTTCAGGAGGGGATAATTACATTCAACTGAAAGGCACCGATACTTATTTTGTTTATGATCCGTCGGCTACTGACGCGCCCGACGGTTTTTTTGTCCTTCCTGCTCCCGGAAAAAACAATGGCTCCAGTAAGGCGGGTCGCTGGTTTCTGGCCAACCGTACAGAAATCAATGTACTGGATTTTGGTGCTAAAGGCGATTTCAATGGACAAAATGACCAAACCTGCACGAACAACACCATCCCCTTTCAGCGGGCGCTGGATGCCGCCCAGAAAGCCACTGATCCGGTTAAATACGTTATGCAAACGCCTTATAAACGCCGCTTCGCTGTTGTTCGCATTCCCAATGGAAATTATGCCTTGCGTGATGCGGTCTGGATTCGCGGGGCCGTGTGCATTGAGATGGAACCCGTTGGTTCTTACGGAGGGAGTCGGCTTATTCAGCTTAGTCCTGGCAAGCATTTGTTTCGGCTTGGCGGCGATCCCGACGGAGCCAGTTCCAATGCGATTTCCATTCGCGGTGGTATTCTACGGGCGAGATCGGCCACCCTTACACCCGGCACAGCCCTGATTTTTGGCGGGAACAGCACCGCTCAAGGCGACGGCAATCACAACTCGCTGTACATCGAAAATGTCTGGTTTCAGACGCCAGAAGATTATGGAATTCACCTGCAACGCGGTGGCGATGTTGTCATTAATCGCTGCACATTTGACGTTGCGGCCTTTCATTCCCTGCGAATCGGAGCGGCAAATACCCCGGTTGAAACCGTGGCCATTACCAACAATATTTTCTTTGATGTGCAGGCGGGAGCCATTGATTTGGTCCATGCCAAAGGCATTCAGATTGCCGATAATCGCGTTATTGGTTTAGAAAACCGGCGAATGCCTTATTTTGTCAAAGACCAGGGTGCGGTTAAGGCGACTAGCATTGGCATTCACAACAATTACCTGTCTTTTGTGAACCTTGTTCTGGATGCTTCTTCGGGGGGAAATTATAGTCTAACGAACAATTTTGGCGACGAGTTTAAAGGCCCTAGCATCGTTCTGGGCAACAATGCGACATACGACGGTATTCTTATTTCGGGCAACCGCTTCGAGGGAAACTATAGCGGCCAGATTCCAAACACAACCATTCCCAACGCTCCAATCTGGTGCCCCGCCGCTATCACAAACAGCCGGTTCGACGGAAATATTTTCAAAAATACCGGCAAGACCGCGATAGTAGGACTTCACGCGAACGACAAGCGTAATCGCCGTTTTTCGTACAAAAACAACTCATTTATTGGCTTTGAGCGGCCTTTTCTGGTAGCTGGAAGTTCGGCGGAAGGCCGGGATGCCGAAAAAACGGTTAGCATCACTAATGCGGGTATTCTAGATGTTACACAGGACGATGCGGAATTTTACCTCCTCAACGCGTCCAATGCCTCTACCGCCCTGGCCGATATTAGTCAGGCTTACATTGGCCAAACTATAAACATAACTTTTGGAGCAAACCGCGTGGTAAAACATAGCAATCGGCTGTTGCTCAACGGAAATCAGAACTTTGCGGCTCAGGTAGGCAACACCTTGACGTTGAAGCGTGATCATGAGAAATGGGTCGAAATCGCCCGGACGTCGGGTAATACTTCCAGCTCTTACCCGGAAGTAACACAGGCCCAACGACTAGCCCTTCCCAAACCAAAACCGGGTCACCACGTTTATCAAACCGACCAAAAAGAAGGCGTGTGGGTTTACAAATCATCAGGCTGGGTCTTTGCTTACTAGCTTTGATTTTTGACCCAAGCTGAAGCCTGTCATTACGTAAGCTACTCTTTGGAAATATCCGGTGAGGTAAAATCGGCAATGCGCGCTCTTACTTTCGTGCCTCGATCACTGGTGGGCGCGCTGATGGACTCAGATCCGAAAGGTTTTACCTGATCCAGATAGACAAACTCCTCTTTGTAAAGTTCACCATTTGCTTTGTAATACCGCACGGAAATTTTCACCTGATCAAATCGAATGGCCGTTGGATTGCGTAGCGTTACTTTTGCTCGTTTAACTCCGCCAAATGGGAGAATGCGGGCCGCTACGTCTACCGTTACTTTTTTGAGATCGGAACGGCTAATGGCCTCTCTCTTGGCTGTAGTTCTTGGGTCAGGGCGCACACTGACCGCAGGTTTCTGTTCTGCTTTTCCGCCTTTTTCTGAGGCTTTTAACGCCTTATTCTCTTGTTCGAGTTTAGCCAGGCGCTGTTCCAGATCGTCTTTTTTGTTACTGGAACACCCAAGAATGAATACCCATATTACCAGGAATAACGCTCTCATATTGCGCTGACGCTATCAACCAGAATTTTAGTTCGTATTGCTAGATGACTATCTTGTCAAATCCATCTATGCGTATAACATAACAAAAGGCTGTCTTCTTGCGAAAACAGCCCAGTTTATTCTTTACGTGGAGATAGTCGGATTCGAACCGACGGCCTCTACAATGCCATTGTAGCGCTCTAGCCAACTGAGCTATACCCCCTTTTTAATGAATAAGGCTTTATTCATTAATTTTATGTGGGTGCAAAGATGCGTAAAATAGGAATGCATGTCAACCAAAGTCGAAAACTTTTCCGTTTTCATTTTCCATAAATTACTCAACTATTTCAGCATCAGTCAGAATATAATTCAGTTCGTAAATATTATCGGCATTTAATTTCAGCGTTCCGTGAAACGTCCGGCGCTCATCGGTCTTAAATTTGCGTCCGCCTTTTTTAAATTTCAACGAAACAACTGATTCCGGACCTGCACCACCGCAAAAGAAACACGCACTAAACGGAAAAGCCGACAATACATACATGTTTGACTCCAGGTCAACCGGCAATACGTAGCCAGTTAACTCAACCGGTTTGCCATTCAATTTCTGAACTCCCGGTCCAAAAGTTGGATAAAGCATGTAAACGGACTCTTCGGGATACCATTTCTTCTTAAAGGTAACATCCCGCAACATTTCCCACGACAACTTTACCGGTTCTGCGGCAACATTGCTTTTCGTGACAGGTATTTCAGGCCCAATAGCCGGGCGAAAGGCCATAGTCGTTACCAAGGCAAACAAAGTAGCAAGGCAAACAAGTTTTTTCATAGCTGGCTTATCTTCAGGTTCCGTATACTCACAAATCTACGGTCTTTTCAAAAGCAAAACAACCAACGGTTTGGTTTGGTTCTAGTGCCCGTTTTTTTGCACCAAATGGCATTTTTCCAGTTATATTGTGGTTTTTCCGCTACCTTTACTTTGTGATCAATGCAGACAACGATAAACCTCTGTCTGAGCCTACGGATGTCTTAAAAGTGGAGGCTCCTCCCTCTACCCGTCGGTTCATACGGCTCTTTGCAGCTACCATTGCCATTGTAGCCATCTTACTAACTGTCGGTCAGATAGTTACACAGGTTGTCTTGCGCGATTTGGTCAACATGATTGAAATTATCCGCAGTTCGGCCTGGCAGCGCCACCAAAGCCAGCAGCTTACCCGACAGGCCCTGCAATTGACCCAATCGTCGACCAAGGCGGATTATGATTCCAACCTGATTGAGTTTCGGAAAATCTACAATCAATTTCTTGAAACTCACCTCAACGCCCGGCAGGGAACATTACCGCATAGCGACATTTCGGTTGAGTATAGCGACAGTGTTAATATGCGTTATCGCAGCCTTGTTCCTTACTTCTCGGCGCTTCAGAAAAATGCGCTGAGTTTGATTCATAAAGCGGAACAGGCCCCCGAACCCAAAAGCCTCAACCCTGAGCCCGAACTATCTGCACTTACCCAGTACGATGGCCCTTTCTTGCAGAAAGTGGATGAGGTAATCCAGCAAAGTAATCGCGAAAATGCGCGCCGCATGGCAACGCTTAAGCAATTAAATTTATATCTGTACGTATTTACATTACTGGTGTTGGCGTTAGTCGGCTGGTTTATTATTCGACCGGCTATTTTGCGGTTGCAGCAAGCTATTCGGCAATTGATTGAAGCTGAGACAACTACGGCTATGGCAAACCGGAAACTGCTTTCGTTGAACCGTACCCTGAAAGAAACGCGGCAACAACTGTTTGACGCAACCCGGCAGCAGTATCAACAACAAATGGATGAACAAAAGCTGCGTACATCGTATTTGTTGGCGGGACAGGAAGAAGAACGCAAACGACTTTCCCGTGATTTACACGATGGCATTGGCCAAATGCTAACCGCCATCAAATTACAGATTGAAAGCCTGGAAACCAGTCTGAACGGCCCAAACAAGAAGGCTCAGAACATAGGCACACTCAAGGCACTGGTGACGCAGACTATCCAGGAAGCGCGGAACGTGTCGAACAACCTCATGCCCACGGTTTTGAGCGATTTCGGACTGATACCAGCGCTGGAAATGCTAGCTGATACCAACGCGCAGGACAGTCCAATTGAAGTTATTTTTCATACCACCTTGAATGATATTCGGTTTGAGAAAAATCTTGAAATTGTCCTTTATCGAATTAGTCAGGAAGCGGTCAGCAATGCAATTCGGCACGCAAAACCGCATCAGATTACGATAGAATTATTTGAAAAAGATAATTATCTGCATTTAATTGTCTGCGATGACGGAATCGGTTTCCGCGTTCAACGTTCATCGAAACCCCAGAGTGGTCGCCAATCCCAGGGCATTCATAACATGCAGGAGCGGGCCACCCTGATTAATGCAAAATTTAAATTGACATCGGCTCCCGACAAAGGAACCAGAGTGCAAGTTAGTATCCCTTTTAAACTCGCTTATCTTGAACATGAATACAATCAAACTGATGCTGGTCGATGACCATTCCATCGTTCGCAACGGTATTCGCTCTCTTCTTGAACAGGTTGATGATTTTGAAATCATTGACGAAGCAACCGACGGAGAAGAAGCTCTTGAAAAATTAAAAACGCACCAGCCTGATATCATTATGATGGATATATCCTTACCGGGTATGTCAGGAATTCAGACAACGCAGGTTATCAGCCGGTTATACAAAAATGTACGGACACTCATGCTGTCCATGCACAACAATGAAGATTACATCATGCGCTCGGTAGAAGCGGGCGCTTATGGATATATCCTAAAAGATTCTTCCAGTGATGAAATGATCAAGGCGCTGCAAACCATCCAAAGTGGGGAAAAATACTTTAGTTCACCCGTAGCCAACATCATTTTAAATGGCTATATGTCGCAGTTGAAGAAGACGGACAAAAACAGCCGCCTGCGCCGCTCGAAGCTTTCTAAAAAGGAAAAAGAAATTCTTCAATTTCTGGTAGATGGTATGAGCAGTCGGGAAATTGCCGAAAAACTGCAACTTTCCGTTCGGACTGTAGACAACCACCGCGCCAACATGATGCGTCGATTGCAGGTAAAGAATGCCGCTGAGTTAGTCAAAATGGCGGTGGAAGAGAAATTAATTTGACATTATTGGCGGTATCTCTAATTTTAAGCCGCATCACGGAATGATATTCCTCGTTTGATGGTTATTTTACTCAGTATAAAGTAGAACATCCGATGGCGGAATATCTTTTCCACTAAGGATAATTCTAGTTAATTGATCGAATAAATAGCAAACACAAAACCTATCCAAATTATGGCACTGCGATTAGGCGATGTTGCCCCGGACTTTACTGCTGAAACAACCGAGGGAACCATCAATTTTCACGAATGGCTGGGCAACTCCTGGGGAATGATTTTTTCCCACCCTGCTGACTTCACCCCGGTTTGTACCACAGAGTTAGGCCGTACGGCTCAACTAAAAGATGAGTTTGATAAACGCGGCGTAAAAGTTATTGCCGTGAGTGTTGATCCACTGGATTCGCATAACAAGTGGATTGGCGATATTAATGAAACCCAGAAAACAACCGTTAATTTCCCCCTCATTGCCGATGAGAACCGGAAAGTGGCGGAGTTGTACGATATGATTCACCCCAATGCCAGCGAAAAAGCAACGGTTCGTTCGGTGTTCATTATCGGACCGGATAAGAAAATTAAGCTTACGCTGACTTACCCTGCATCAACAGGTCGTAACTTCTTTGAAATTCTGCGCGTCATTGATTCCTTGCAGCTAACGGCTAATTACCAGGTTGCTACCCCTGCTGATTGGCAGGAAGGAGATGACTGTATTGTTGTTCCGGCTGTTAGTACGGAAGATGCCATTCAGAAATTCCCGAAAGGCGTAAACGTAATCAAGCCTTACCTGCGCACCACGCCGCAACCGAATAAATAATCGGCGGTAAGGGTCATAAAAAGGGAACGGCAGATTAGTCTCCGTTCCCTTTTCTATTTATAGATTAAATGATTGTTACAAAACATTTGCCTTTGACCTGCGGTTAACGATGTTGTATTTAAAACAAACACTAATCGTTATGACAGCTTTGAAAGACAAGGTCAAGGACACCTTCGGCAAAGAATTTAATGACTCGCACGATGAAGGTATTGTTGCCAGAACCATTGAGGAACAAACGGCGAAATTACCTTCTGATATATTCCTATGGGCTTCGCTTGCTTCGATGGGCGCTTCGCTATTTTATAAGTTCCAGGAAGAAAATGATAAAGCACTTTTTGTTGGCCAATGGGCGGCACCTTTCCTCCTACTGGGTATTTACAACAAATTGGTAAAACTCGAAGGCTCCGACAAGTCGGACAAAGAGTAAACCGTAATAGTGCGCAATTTTTAACCCGGTTAACGCCGGGTTTTTTATTTTTGCCCCATCATGGAGCGAATTATTCTTTTTTTGTACCGAACACGCAAAACGCTGGTTTTGCCGTTGCTCGCAATCGCTGTGCTATTTGGGCTCTGGTGGCTATTTCGGGAGGGCGAAGTACAAAAAAGAGAGTGGCATTATATCCCCGACTTTGGCATTCGGGTGCCGACTGCCTATCCCATCCACGGCATTGACGTTTCGCACCACAACAAAAAAATCAATTGGCAAAAAGTACGGCGTATCCAAGCCAACGGCATCGGGCTTCAGTTTGTGTTTGTTAAAGCCACTGAAGGCGTCACGCTGGTGGATCGGCAGTTCAAAACCAACTGGCGCGAGGCAGGAAAAGCCGGGTTGAAACGGGGTGCCTACCATTTTTACCATCCTCGACGGGATGCCGAAAAGCAAGCCAAAAACTTTATTAAAACCGTTGATCTCGACGCGGGTGACTTTGCGCCCGTTCTGGATTTTGAGATTGATTGGAATGTTAATTCGGAGAAGCTTATTGCTGACTTACAGCTTTGGCTTAACCTGGTTGAAAACCATTATGGCGTTAAACCCATTATTTATACCAATCGGCACTTCTACCGGCGTTATATTGCCGGAAATTTCGATGACTATCCACTCTGGCTGGCTGATTATACGAAAGAACATCTGGACGATTACCAAACTGAACGACTTTATTTCTGGCAACACAATAAAGGCGGCTCAGTGAGCGGTATCCGCGGTCAGGTAGATTTTAACGTTTTTCTATTTGACTCGACCCGGGTACAGGAAGTATGCCTTTGACTTTATTCTTAAAAATCGTAGATCGCAACTATGTTAACCAACTACTCGTTTGCTCAGCTTCCGGCTTACCTGCAACTTCAGGAGCACTTCCAACACCTGAAAGATCGCCATATCAAAGATCTGTTTTCGGACAATCCAGATCGGTTTAGCCAATTTTCGCTTCGTTTTGAAGACATGCTGGTCGATTTCTCCAAGAACCGCATCACTGCCGAAACACTGGAGCTACTTCGCGCACTGGCTGGACAAGCTGGCTTACACGAAGCCACTGAAAAGATGTTTACGGGCGACAAAATTAACGCTACGGAGAATCGATCCGTACTCCATGTTGCCCTGCGAAATCGGTCTAACGAGCCAATTTTGTCCGACGGTCGGGATGTCATGCCCGAAGTAAATGAGGTGCTTGACAAGATGAAAGGTTTTTCGGAGCGCATCATTTCCGGCGATTGGAAAGGGTATTCCGGCAAAGCCATTACGGATATTGTCAACATCGGCATTGGGGGTTCTGACCTCGGCCCGGTGATGGTCACAGAAGCGCTGAAGCCTTACGCCAAGCCTAATCTGAACGTTCATTTTGTTTCAAACGTCGATGGGGTACATATTTACGAAACCCTGCAAACGGTCGATCCGGAAACGACGCTCTTCATGATCGCTTCGAAGACGTTTACCACGCAGGAAACCATGGCAAACGCCCATTCAGCGCGGCAATGGCTTATTGATAAAGCAGGTGACGAAAGTGCTGTTGCAAAACATTTTGTGGCCATTTCGACGAACAAATCTGAGGTAGAGAAATTCGGTATCGATGCCGATAATATGTTCGTTTTTTGGGACTGGGTAGGCGGTCGCTATTCGCTCTGGTCGGCCATTGGTCTTT of Tellurirhabdus bombi contains these proteins:
- the pgi gene encoding glucose-6-phosphate isomerase gives rise to the protein MLTNYSFAQLPAYLQLQEHFQHLKDRHIKDLFSDNPDRFSQFSLRFEDMLVDFSKNRITAETLELLRALAGQAGLHEATEKMFTGDKINATENRSVLHVALRNRSNEPILSDGRDVMPEVNEVLDKMKGFSERIISGDWKGYSGKAITDIVNIGIGGSDLGPVMVTEALKPYAKPNLNVHFVSNVDGVHIYETLQTVDPETTLFMIASKTFTTQETMANAHSARQWLIDKAGDESAVAKHFVAISTNKSEVEKFGIDADNMFVFWDWVGGRYSLWSAIGLSIVCYLGFENFEQLLAGAHEMDNHFRHASFEENIPVTLALLGIWYNNFFGAESEAILPYDQYMHRFAAYFQQGDMESNGKSVDRNGQPVDYQTGPIIWGEPGTNGQHAFYQLIHQGTKLIPCDFIAPAISHRPLSNHHQMLLSNFFAQTEALMNGKTRHEVEEELRKAGKNEEEITFLTPFKAFSGNRPTNSILVRQITPRSLGSLIAMYEHKIFAQGIIWNIFSFDQWGVELGKQLANRILPELADDEPIDSHDSSTNGLINAYKAMRK